One Paraburkholderia sp. IMGN_8 DNA window includes the following coding sequences:
- a CDS encoding PRC-barrel domain-containing protein, producing the protein MSGGFSRPAWRLLILAAFAVLALSGCSLLWGPQQAPIVEATVMPVEPASAPVAASEPEPAETEAAGPEQPRKPKKPVVKPHKVEPPPPVAAPAPPPPPPPPLIVLRTIERNEAHGLLDSPVQKPDGKVVGRAVDMLADAAGKPREMVVNLQGFLGVGDRKVNFPWSAFRFTPTAKIAPITLTAPAVPAPAARSNVVQLPLLDATVERSNGAKVGRVIDVLIDANAQPQAVVLDVNGMVSTERRTIAANWSALRFVTKEKELHPLIDLSDAQINATPPYASDKPIRAVSPAPPPAPAPAPVPAAAATAAPATATAVSSARVAR; encoded by the coding sequence ATGAGTGGCGGTTTTTCGCGTCCTGCCTGGCGTCTTCTGATTCTTGCTGCGTTCGCAGTGCTCGCGTTGTCCGGTTGCAGCCTGCTGTGGGGTCCGCAACAGGCGCCGATCGTCGAAGCCACGGTCATGCCCGTCGAACCCGCGAGCGCGCCGGTGGCCGCCTCCGAGCCGGAACCGGCCGAGACCGAGGCGGCCGGGCCCGAGCAGCCGAGAAAGCCGAAGAAGCCGGTCGTCAAGCCCCACAAGGTCGAACCTCCACCGCCGGTCGCCGCGCCCGCGCCGCCGCCTCCACCGCCCCCGCCGCTGATCGTGTTGCGCACGATCGAGCGCAACGAAGCGCACGGGCTGCTCGATAGCCCGGTGCAGAAACCCGACGGCAAAGTGGTCGGCCGCGCGGTCGATATGCTTGCGGACGCGGCCGGCAAGCCACGCGAGATGGTGGTCAACCTGCAGGGTTTCCTCGGCGTCGGCGACCGCAAGGTGAATTTCCCGTGGAGCGCTTTCCGCTTCACGCCGACCGCGAAGATCGCGCCGATCACGCTCACCGCGCCTGCCGTGCCGGCGCCCGCGGCCAGGTCCAACGTCGTGCAATTGCCGTTGCTCGACGCCACCGTCGAGCGTTCGAACGGCGCGAAGGTCGGCCGTGTGATCGACGTGCTGATCGACGCCAACGCGCAGCCGCAAGCGGTCGTACTCGACGTCAACGGGATGGTCAGCACGGAGCGGCGCACGATTGCCGCGAACTGGTCGGCGCTGCGCTTCGTCACCAAAGAAAAGGAGCTGCATCCGCTGATCGATCTGAGCGATGCGCAGATCAACGCGACGCCGCCTTACGCCAGCGACAAACCGATCCGCGCGGTGTCGCCTGCGCCGCCGCCCGCGCCTGCGCCTGCCCCAGTGCCTGCTGCCGCGGCCACCGCGGCACCGGCCACTGCCACAGCGGTTTCCAGCGCACGGGTGGCCCGATGA
- a CDS encoding APC family permease: MTPSSTAERTSTQAVHLKRTLGLPSVLLFGLAYMAPLIVYGTYGVLASASNDTAALAYLIALIAIVFTALSYGKLARLFPVAGSAYTYTRKTFNPHLGFMIGWATLLDYFFLPMVIWLIGASYLSAAFPHIPSWIWIVAFIVLTSALNILGIELANRFNIVLMVVQLAIVALFVVLCCHYVTAAVGPGGLISAEPFFKPHVPFSATMAGAAIAAYSYLGFDAVSTLTEETIAPEKTMPRAIVLIALIGGAIFVIAAYTVQLAHPGAVFKDPDSAAFEVARKVGGDIFVTVFLAGLILAQFASGISAQASVGRLLYAMGRDEVLPRRIFGFVHPKFKTPALNISLAGAIGLIALKLDVATSTSFINFGAFLAFTAVNLCVIRQFFNAKGGANAMGVIGGLLFPLAGAIADVWLLVSLEKTALVLGAVWFVAGLCYLGWITRGFRRAPPEVAV, encoded by the coding sequence ATGACCCCTTCATCCACCGCCGAACGCACGAGCACACAGGCCGTGCACCTGAAGCGCACGCTCGGCTTGCCTTCGGTATTGCTGTTCGGACTTGCCTATATGGCACCGCTGATCGTCTACGGCACCTATGGCGTGCTCGCGAGCGCCAGCAACGACACCGCCGCGCTCGCGTATCTGATCGCGTTGATCGCGATCGTGTTCACCGCGCTCAGTTACGGCAAACTCGCGCGGCTGTTCCCCGTAGCCGGCTCGGCGTATACGTACACGCGCAAAACCTTCAATCCGCATCTGGGCTTCATGATCGGCTGGGCCACCTTGCTCGATTACTTCTTCCTGCCGATGGTGATCTGGCTGATCGGCGCCTCGTACCTGAGCGCCGCGTTTCCGCACATTCCGAGCTGGATCTGGATCGTCGCGTTTATCGTGTTGACGAGTGCGTTGAACATTCTCGGCATCGAGCTCGCGAACCGCTTCAACATCGTGCTGATGGTGGTGCAACTGGCGATCGTCGCATTGTTCGTTGTGCTGTGCTGCCACTATGTGACGGCAGCCGTCGGCCCCGGCGGTCTGATTTCGGCTGAGCCGTTCTTCAAGCCGCACGTGCCGTTCTCGGCGACGATGGCCGGCGCCGCGATTGCTGCCTATTCGTACCTCGGTTTCGACGCGGTCTCGACGCTGACCGAAGAAACCATCGCGCCTGAGAAGACGATGCCGCGCGCGATCGTGCTGATCGCGCTGATAGGCGGCGCGATCTTCGTGATCGCCGCGTACACGGTGCAACTCGCGCATCCGGGCGCAGTGTTCAAGGATCCCGATTCGGCCGCCTTCGAAGTCGCGCGCAAAGTGGGCGGCGATATCTTCGTGACGGTGTTTCTGGCGGGCTTGATCCTCGCGCAATTTGCTTCCGGCATCTCGGCGCAGGCGAGCGTGGGGCGTCTGCTATATGCGATGGGGCGCGACGAAGTGCTGCCCAGGCGCATCTTCGGTTTCGTGCATCCGAAGTTCAAGACGCCGGCATTGAACATCTCGCTTGCCGGCGCAATCGGTCTGATTGCGTTGAAGCTCGATGTGGCGACATCGACCTCGTTCATCAACTTCGGAGCGTTCCTCGCGTTCACTGCGGTCAATCTGTGCGTGATCCGCCAGTTCTTCAATGCGAAGGGCGGCGCCAATGCAATGGGCGTGATCGGCGGCCTGCTGTTTCCGTTGGCTGGCGCAATTGCCGATGTGTGGCTGCTCGTGAGCCTGGAGAAAACCGCGCTGGTGCTCGGTGCGGTGTGGTTCGTGGCGGGGCTGTGCTATCTCGGCTGGATCACGCGCGGTTTCCGCCGCGCGCCGCCGGAAGTCGCGGTTTGA
- a CDS encoding helix-turn-helix transcriptional regulator, with protein MELEWRDLAFHREIGAVIEALDSAQFWTRLTRALERYVAFDNWVALRFTRGAAPLVCAESPTPDGAVDAMFQDYLAALYQLDPFYIAATEKPASGFVTLADVAPDNFSMTDYYQRYFRKNIVGDEVHFNFMIDARHTLAFSLGATQRYGERDLAVLALCAPWVIALMRQRLPYEVFDASAMAPSVTVTETETLTRVDAPTYAARFEQVSSASGRAALTAREVEVAMLTLSGFSTRAMAEKLTISFETVRAHKKHIYTKLNVNSQSELFALFYEAGRKGA; from the coding sequence ATGGAACTCGAATGGCGCGATCTGGCTTTTCACCGGGAGATCGGCGCGGTCATCGAAGCACTCGATAGCGCGCAATTCTGGACCCGCCTCACGCGCGCGCTCGAACGCTATGTCGCCTTCGACAACTGGGTGGCGCTGCGCTTCACGCGAGGCGCTGCGCCGCTCGTGTGCGCCGAATCGCCGACGCCGGACGGCGCGGTGGACGCAATGTTCCAGGACTATCTGGCCGCGCTTTATCAACTCGACCCGTTCTATATCGCCGCCACCGAAAAGCCCGCGTCGGGCTTCGTCACGCTCGCCGATGTCGCCCCCGACAACTTCTCGATGACCGACTATTACCAGCGCTACTTCAGGAAGAACATCGTCGGCGACGAAGTGCATTTCAACTTCATGATCGACGCACGGCACACGCTGGCGTTCTCGTTGGGCGCGACGCAACGCTATGGCGAGCGCGATCTCGCGGTGCTCGCGCTATGCGCGCCGTGGGTGATCGCGCTGATGCGGCAACGCTTGCCGTATGAGGTGTTCGACGCTTCGGCGATGGCCCCGAGCGTGACGGTGACAGAAACAGAAACGCTCACGCGCGTCGATGCACCCACCTATGCCGCGCGCTTCGAACAGGTGTCGTCGGCGAGCGGCCGCGCGGCGCTCACCGCCCGCGAGGTGGAAGTGGCGATGCTGACCTTGAGCGGATTTTCGACGCGCGCGATGGCGGAAAAACTGACGATCTCGTTCGAGACGGTACGCGCTCACAAGAAACACATCTATACGAAGCTCAACGTCAATTCGCAATCGGAGCTGTTCGCGCTATTTTACGAAGCGGGACGCAAAGGCGCATGA
- a CDS encoding NCS2 family permease: protein MMEPHAQPISEVGAESFDGKGFLDRYFEISSRGSSQRQEIVAGITTFLAMVYSVFVVPGMFGKAGFDTSAVFVAVCLTTAFGSLLMGVWARLPIAIGCAISLTAFTAFGLVLGKGLHPNVALGAVFLMGVVFTGISVTGVRSWILRNLPTGIAHGTGIGIGLFLLLIAANDVGLVVKNPGAGLPVSLGNITALPAIMSVAGLAAIFGLVRRRVPGSILIVIIAISAIALLIDPAVAFHGVFAVPSLSAPGHASLIGAMDIKGALSMAVLPSVLALVMTAVFDATGTIRAVAGQAGQLDENGRIINGGRALTADSLSSIFSGLLGGAPAAAYIESTVGVAAGAKTGMAAAVVGLLFLVVMFFSPLAGLVPSYATAPALMYVGLLMLSNVSKLHMDDMVDAMSGLMCAVFIVLTANIVTGIMLGFATLVIGRVVSGEYRKLNVGTVVIAIVLVGFYLGGWAI, encoded by the coding sequence ATGATGGAACCCCACGCCCAACCGATTTCCGAAGTCGGCGCCGAATCATTCGACGGAAAGGGCTTTCTCGACCGCTACTTCGAAATCTCCTCGCGCGGCAGCTCGCAGCGTCAGGAAATCGTCGCCGGTATTACGACCTTCCTCGCGATGGTCTATTCCGTGTTCGTCGTGCCAGGCATGTTCGGCAAAGCGGGCTTCGATACCAGCGCGGTGTTCGTCGCCGTGTGCCTGACCACCGCGTTCGGCTCGCTGCTGATGGGCGTGTGGGCGCGTCTGCCGATCGCGATCGGCTGTGCGATCTCGCTGACCGCGTTCACCGCGTTCGGTCTCGTGCTCGGCAAAGGCCTGCATCCGAACGTCGCGCTCGGCGCGGTGTTTCTGATGGGCGTCGTCTTCACCGGAATCTCGGTGACGGGCGTGCGTTCGTGGATCCTGCGCAATCTGCCGACCGGCATCGCGCACGGCACGGGCATCGGTATCGGCCTGTTCCTGCTGCTGATCGCGGCGAACGACGTCGGTCTCGTCGTCAAGAATCCAGGTGCTGGCTTGCCGGTGTCGCTCGGCAATATCACGGCGTTGCCGGCGATCATGTCGGTGGCGGGTCTGGCCGCGATCTTCGGTCTGGTGCGCCGTCGCGTGCCGGGTTCGATCCTGATCGTGATTATCGCGATCTCGGCGATCGCATTGCTGATCGATCCGGCGGTGGCGTTCCATGGTGTGTTCGCCGTGCCTTCGCTGAGCGCGCCGGGCCATGCTTCACTGATCGGCGCGATGGACATCAAGGGCGCACTGTCGATGGCAGTCTTGCCTAGCGTGCTGGCACTGGTGATGACCGCCGTGTTCGACGCAACCGGCACGATCCGCGCCGTCGCAGGACAAGCCGGCCAGCTCGACGAAAACGGCCGCATCATCAACGGTGGCCGTGCGTTGACGGCCGATTCGCTGAGCTCGATTTTCTCGGGTCTGCTCGGCGGCGCACCGGCAGCAGCGTACATCGAATCGACGGTCGGCGTCGCAGCCGGCGCGAAGACGGGGATGGCCGCGGCGGTGGTCGGCCTGCTGTTCCTCGTGGTGATGTTCTTCTCGCCGCTGGCGGGCCTGGTGCCTTCGTATGCGACGGCGCCGGCGCTGATGTACGTCGGTCTGCTGATGCTCTCCAACGTCAGCAAGCTGCATATGGACGACATGGTCGATGCGATGTCGGGCCTGATGTGCGCGGTGTTCATCGTGCTGACCGCCAACATCGTCACGGGCATCATGCTCGGCTTCGCGACGCTGGTGATCGGCCGCGTGGTGAGCGGCGAGTACCGCAAGCTGAACGTCGGCACCGTTGTGATCGCTATCGTGCTGGTCGGCTTTTATCTCGGCGGCTGGGCGATCTGA
- a CDS encoding carbon-nitrogen hydrolase family protein — protein sequence MQLELAQIPIEDSGVATNLQRVLGTIAQRAAGTELIVFPEATLSGFPTRHNIGEIAESIDGPSLTKVRNAARDAGVAVAVGLAERDGSRFFNTTVLVDEHGEIALRYRKTHLWASDVGVFEAGDRYEVCSFKGMTVGMLICYDIEFPETARAVASLGADLLIVTNGNMAPFGPVHRRAIVARAMENQMFAALVNRTGSGDDDLTFPGESALIDPFGDVVCDAGAGEKVLCATLDPARLEGAREHYRYLHDARIALDLATVEGERGERVRVIRAR from the coding sequence ATTCAACTCGAACTCGCGCAGATTCCGATCGAAGACAGCGGCGTCGCCACGAACCTGCAGCGCGTGCTCGGCACCATCGCGCAACGGGCGGCCGGCACGGAGCTGATCGTATTTCCCGAGGCTACATTGTCGGGTTTCCCGACGCGGCACAACATCGGTGAAATCGCCGAATCGATCGACGGGCCGTCGCTGACCAAAGTGCGAAACGCCGCGCGTGACGCGGGCGTCGCGGTCGCGGTGGGTCTCGCCGAGCGCGACGGCAGCCGCTTTTTCAACACCACGGTGCTGGTCGACGAGCACGGCGAGATTGCGCTGCGTTATCGCAAGACGCATCTGTGGGCGTCGGACGTCGGCGTGTTCGAAGCGGGCGACCGTTATGAAGTGTGCAGCTTCAAGGGCATGACCGTCGGTATGCTGATCTGCTATGACATCGAGTTTCCCGAAACGGCGCGCGCGGTTGCATCGCTCGGCGCGGATCTGCTGATCGTGACGAACGGCAATATGGCGCCGTTCGGACCGGTGCATCGGCGTGCGATTGTCGCGCGGGCCATGGAGAACCAGATGTTCGCCGCGCTCGTCAATCGCACCGGATCAGGCGATGACGACCTCACGTTCCCCGGCGAATCGGCGTTGATCGATCCGTTCGGCGACGTGGTGTGCGATGCGGGCGCCGGCGAGAAAGTGCTGTGCGCAACGCTCGATCCGGCGCGTCTCGAAGGCGCGCGTGAACACTACCGTTATCTGCACGACGCGCGCATTGCGCTCGACCTCGCAACCGTCGAAGGCGAGCGTGGAGAACGAGTGCGTGTGATCCGCGCACGTTAA